One window of Mixophyes fleayi isolate aMixFle1 chromosome 3, aMixFle1.hap1, whole genome shotgun sequence genomic DNA carries:
- the LOC142142511 gene encoding LOW QUALITY PROTEIN: E3 ubiquitin/ISG15 ligase TRIM25-like (The sequence of the model RefSeq protein was modified relative to this genomic sequence to represent the inferred CDS: deleted 1 base in 1 codon) yields the protein MASADLRDELNCSICLNIYTDPVTLRCGHNFCRVCIDCVLGTQEGSGVYTCPECRAEFKKRPVVQRNITLCNIVVSFLSTRPDQEENWIFCTYCIHSLVPASKSCSLHCEASLCDNHVRVHSKSAEHVLSDPTTSLGNRKCFVHKELFRYYCIEDATCICVSCSLIGEHRGHQINSLEGASEKKKEKLRNVLQKLTTKREETEKRVQSLQKRRREDQEKAAGVTERVTALFRDIRRQLDDLEKRVLSEISRQEESVSLSVSDLIQQLEIKKDELSRKMRHIEELCNMSDPVTVLQEPDTDDLCDTEDRERHDDQVHGVGDLDVGLISEKLHTLSDILRGINTGICMQEPTDILLDVNTAGNIIHVSGDMKTASWSHIDQNHPETPERFQVFPQVISTRRFSSGQHYWEVDVSRSGWWRVGMCYPSIDRRGGQSLIGNNNKSWGVVFCRGVFNNQYAVLHDRKEIKLLDNIPHDRVRVYLDYEAGQLSFIELCDPIRHLHTVTATFTEPLHAALWVGDGNIIISEKIRTMASADLRQELDCSICLNIYTDPVTLRCGHNFCRVCIDHVLDTQEGSGVYTCPECRAEFKKRPVVQRNITLCNIMGRFLSTQNKKCSVHDEIVKYLCSEDAACICVSCLIREHRGHQVESLDEASEKKKEKLRNVLKKLTTKRQETEKRVQSLQELRREDQEKAAGLTETVTALFRDIRRQLEDLEKRVLSEISRQEESVSLSVSDLIKQLEIKKDDLSRKMRHIEELCNMSDPVTVLQEPDTGDLCDSEDRERHDDQVHGVGDLDVGLISGKLHTLSDIISCINTGIYVQEPTDILLDVNTAGNNIHISGDRKTASWSDINQNRPETPERFQCPQVISTKRFSSGRHYWEVDVSKSWSWMVGMCYPSIDRGGDQSYIGDNNKSWCMWRYNNQYTVIHDSKVIPSPDNIPCDRVRIYLDYEAGQLSFYSLCDPIRHLHTVTATFTEPLHTALYVWRGCIKISGGVRKRERCNIM from the exons atggcgtctgctgatctgagagaCGAGCTGaactgttccatctgcctgaacatttatacagatcctgtaacattgagatgtggacacaacttctgccgggtctgtattgatTGTGTGCTGGGTACACAGGAGGGAtctggagtttatacctgtcctgaatgcagagcagagttTAAGAAACGTCCTGTAGTGCAGAGGAACATAACTCTGTGTAACATAGTGGTGAGTTTCCTGTCTACTCGGCCAGATCAGGAGGAGAATTGG ATCTTCTGCACTTACTGTATCCACTCTCTTGTACCTGCTTCTAAATCCTGCAGTCTGCATTGTGAAGCTTCTCTGTGTGATAATCATGTcagagtacacagcaagtcagcagaacacgTCTTATCTGATCCCACCACTTCCCTGGGGAACAGAAAATGCTTTGTCCATAAAGAGCTATTTAGATATTACTGCATTGAGGATGCTACATGTATCTGTGTCTCCTGCTCTTTAATTGGGGAACACAGGGGGCATCAGATCAATTCTCTAGAAGGGGCttctgagaagaagaaggagaagctgagaaatgttctgcagaaactgaccacaaagagagaggagactgagaaaagagtccagagtcttcagaagcgcaggagagaagATCAGGAAAAAGCAGCTGGTGTAACAGAGAGAGTCACTGCCttgtttagagacatcaggagacagctggatgacctagagaagagagtcctgagtgagatctccaggcaggaagagagcgtttcactctcagtctctgatctgatccagcagctggaaataaagaaggacgagctgtccaggaagatgcgtcacattgaggagctgtgtaacatgtctgatccagtgactgtcttacaggaaccagacacagatgacttgtgtgatactgaggacagagagagacatgatgaccaggtccatggtgtaggagatctggatgtgggtctcATCTCAGAGAAATTACACACATTATCTGATATACTAAGAGGTATAAATACAGGGATCTGTATGCAGGAAcctacagacatattactggatgtaaacacagctgGTAATATTATACATGTATCAGGTGACATGAAAACTGCATCCTGGTCACATATAGACCAGAATCAtccagaaacaccagagagatttcagGTTTTTCCTCAGGTAATAAGCACCAGGAGATTTTCCTCAGGGCaacattactgggaagtggatgTCAGTAGATCAGGATGGTGGagggtagggatgtgttatcccagtatagacaggagaggaggtCAGTCACTCATTGGCAACAATAACAAGTCCTGGGGTGTGGTTTTCTGCAGGGGTGTGTTTAATAATCAGTATGCAGTACTACATGACAGGAAAGAGATCAAGTTACTTGATAACATTCCCCATGATAGAGTGAGGGTATAcctggattatgaggctggacagctgTCCTTTATTGAGctgtgtgacccgatcagacacttacacactgtcactgccaccttcactgagcccctccATGCTGCATTATGGGTAGGGGATGGTAATATAATTATATCTGAAAAAATCAGGA CGATGGcatctgctgatctgagacaggagctggactgttccatctgtctgaacatttatacagatcctgtaacactgagatgtggacacaatttctgccgggtctgtattgatcatgtgctggatacacaggaggggtctggagtttatacctgtcctgaatgcagagcagagttCAAGAAACGTCCTGTAGTGCAGAGGAACATAACTCTGTGTAACATAATGGGGAGGTTCCTGTCTACTCAGAACAAAAAATGCTCTGTCCATGACGAGATTGTGAAGTATTTATGCTCTGAGGatgctgcctgtatctgtgtgtcctgtcTGATCAGGGAACACAGAGGACATCAGGTGGAGTCACTGGATGAGGcctctgagaagaagaaggagaaactgagaaatgttctgaAGAAATTGACCACAAAGAGACaggagactgagaaaagagtccagagtCTGCAGGAGCTCAGGAGAGAAGATCAGGAAAAAGCAGCTGGTTTAACAGAGACagtcactgccctgtttagagacatcaggagacagctggaagacctagagaagagagtcctgagtgagatctccaggcaggaagagAGCGTTTCACTCTCAGTCAGTGATCTGATCaagcagctggaaataaagaaggacgatctgtccaggaagatgcgtcacattgaggagttgtgtaacatgtctgatccagtgactgtcttacaggaaccagacacaggtgacttgtgtgattctgaggacagagagagacatgatgaccaggtccatggtgtaggagatctggatgtgggtctGATCTCAGGGAAATTACAcacattatctgatataataTCATGTATAAATACAGGGATCTATGTGCAGGAAcctacagacatattactggatgtaaacacagctggtaataatatacatatatcaggtgaCAGGAAAACTGCATCCTGGTCGGATATAAACCAGAATCGtccagaaacaccagagagatttcagtgtcctcaggtaataagcaccaagagattttcctcagggcgacattactgggaagtTGATGTCAGTAAATCATGGAGCTGGAtggtagggatgtgttatcccagtatagatAGGGGAGGAGATCAGTCATACATTGGAGATAATAACAAGTCCTGGTGTATGTGGAGGTATAATAATCAGTATACAGTGATACATGACAGTAAAGTGATCCCTTCacctgacaatattccctgtgatagagtgaggatatatctggattatgaagctggacagctgtccttttattctctgtgtgacccgatcagacacttacacaccgtcactgccaccttcactgagccccttcatacTGCATTATATGTATGGAGAGGTTGTATAAAGATATCTGGGGGAGTCAGGAAAAGAGAGAGATGTAATATCATGTAA